A segment of the Phocoena sinus isolate mPhoSin1 chromosome 11, mPhoSin1.pri, whole genome shotgun sequence genome:
TGAGGATTTAACCTGTTGGAGCCTCAGAGTTatcagaagattaaatgagatatcagGAAATAGAAGGTCCTGTGTCCCactccaccctgccccccacccacccccaggcctcAGCCCACCCTGGAGCAGGTAGCTCACCCGGTAGTCACTGGAGGTGACATAGAAGATGGGCAGGAAGGCCAGCCAGATGATGCAGGTGGTGTACATGGTGAAGCCGATGAACTTGGCCTCATTGAAGTTTTCAGGGCACTTGCGGGTCTTGAAGGCATAGAGTGTGCAGAGCGCAATGAGGAGCACGTTGTAGGCCAGCGAGCCCAGCATGCTTGCATCACGGTGGTTGCAGCGCAATGTCACTACCTCCCGCCGCTCAGGGGCTGTCTCCTTGCCCGTGCCTGGTGCCTCCACCACCAGCCAGGCAGCCACGATGAGCAGCTGGCCAGAGATAAGGGCCAGACAGATGGCCACCTGCGAGGCAGGGCTGATGAAGCGTGGCCGCTGGGCTCCCTCCCGGGCCCCACCGAAGATGCGCGCAATGCGGTTGGTCTTGGTGAGCAGGGCCGAGTAGCAGACGGAGAAGGCAGTGCCCAAACCGAGGCGCCGTAAGGTGCACACCACTGTGGATGGCTTGGCAATGAGGACGAAGGTCATGCAGTAGCAGAGGAAGACACCACCCAGCAGAATGTAGCAGAGCTCCCGGCCAGAGGCCTTGACCACTGGGGTGGCATTGTGCCGCACGAAGACGCCCAGTACAAAGAGGGTGGCCAGGGCGCCTAGGCAGGCGATGGTGACAGGTCCCACGGCCCAGGCATCGCCCCAGCGGATGTACTCCTGGGGCAGCTCAAAGCAGCCAGTCAGGCTGGCATTGGGCCAGTAGCCCAGGCCACAGTCAGCACAGGTGAACTCATCCAGCCGGTACTCGTAGGGCTGGCAGGGGATGCAGAGCCAGCAGCAGACCTCCCCTGGCTGCATGCTTTTCACCTCATTCTGGAGGCAGGGCTCACTGCAGCGAGAGGCGGGCAGGGGCCCGGCTGAGAGGGAGGCCCATGGGATGAGGCTGGTGTCCAGGGTCAGGCCTTCTGCCCAGTAGCCCACCTTCTGGTAGCGATAGCGCCCACTGCCTGCCCGCAGATAGGTGAAGATATTGTAGCGACCAATACCGTCCCCAAAGCGGTCGAAGCGGACCTCACTGTGGGTGTCAGCTGGGCGGAAgggggctggggtcagggagggaaggaagagagggttgGATTGGTGGGTCATCCTGATGTGACCTCAACCCTAACATAGAACTCCAACTCCAAAGCTTAGGTCAGCCCTCATCCTTCTGATCCTCAACCCAGCACTAAAGCCAGCCTAACCCCAGCCATTTTTCTAAATGAGAAGCTACAACAAACCCCAACCCTAAGCCCCAAATAGAACCCCAACCTTAAAATCCAGGCACCTCCACAAACCTAATGCCCACACCAATCCCCAACCATAACTCCCAAAACCCAGCCTTAGACCTTCCAacccagaccccagaccccaaCTTTATCCCAACACACACCACAGCCCTTTCCCCAAACCTACCATGGAGACCCCCTAAGGCTAAACTCGACCTTAGGTCTAGTCCTGGTCCTACTTTTAATCCCATCAATGAcatccccagctccagccccggACAGTCCTAACACTGATCCCAGTGCAAGCTGAATCCCAACCTCAGTGGTCACCTGGAACCACCAATGTTCACCAGAATATGCTTGGCAGGCAGCTCACAAATCACTCTactccccatccccactcccctgTGAACCTCACATCTCTCAGCCAGGCTCAGAATGCAGGTATCCCTGTCATCCCAGGTCCCAGTGAGAAATGGTGTTCAAGTTAGCAGATCATGTACTTAAGGCCCCGTGGTGAATGGTGCAGCCTGGTGTTGAATGCAGGTCCCCCGCAGCCCCTACTCTTTCTACCCAAAAAAGTCCTCAAAATCCAACCTGAGCCCTACCATAAATTCCACTTAGCCCAGCGGGCTAAATTCAGCCTTGTTCTAATGTCAACCCAATCAGACCCAAATGCAACACTAACCCCCACTCTGATTCTCCCATAACTCTGAATGTCAGTCTTATTGGAATTACTATTCCTCTTGATCCTGGTCCAGTACTCCAAGCTTTGTCAGCCCTGGCACCCTCTCTCACTGTTCCCACAGTGATTCTTCCTGAAGCACAACGATGATTCTgaggcatttatttttcttgaagctGGAACttctattaaaataacttttggtTTGAAGAGACTGTGGCCACCTTGAGTGGAAAACCAAGATTAGGAATAGAAATTTTCCTGGAAAATAGTGTGTCATCCTGATGCACCTTCCTTCTGACTCTCACTGATATTTTGCTGCCTGACAATGGGCTTGAGGTCTCCTCATCCCTACTCCCTGCATGATAAAGAGACAGGAGATAAAGGGCAAGGCCCAAGCAGGAACCAGAGATCCTCACAGTGAAGGACCAGGCCAGACATCTACTCTCTGGAAGGAACTCAGAAAGTGGAACCTTAGTCCTGGCTCCTGTTGGAGTCCTCTCTGCCTAGCTGTCCTTGTTCTGGCTCTGACACCAGCCCCTTGGGTAATGCCCTTACTTGCTATGGGCTGTTTTCTTAGCCGTGTACTAGAACCTGAGGGCCTGTTCCCTTTCACCCTCCGAGGGCCAGCTGCCTGGTGGACACTGGCCAGCACCATTACCATCGAACTTGACGTTGAGCACGAAGTCTTTGTAGAGGCGGCGCCCATTGACAGGCCGCATTGCATCACAGAGGCGGGTGGTGTTGGGGCAGAGGGCGCGATGCATGTTGTGCAGCGCGTGGGCCATGGCATACACCGCATTGACCACAAACATGATCTTGGACTCTTGCTCAAAGggcacagcctgcagggagtGGGCTGCACAGTCTCTCTGCCGGAAGCTGCAGCGGAACCTCTGCTCCCAGAACTCGCGGAACCAGGGGTTCCGGCTGTTATTCCACGGGTCCAGGCTCTGGAAGTAGGAGGCAAAGTCGCTGATGGGGTAGGAAGCCAGCTCTATGGTGATGGCACCTTCAGCAGCGCCCTCGCTACCTGCCACCACGCTCTCCAGGGCCCCCCAGCCATCGCTGGCCACCCAGGTGAAGCTGGCATTGAGACGCTGGGTGGCAGCGAGGAGCTCGCGGGCGTCCTCGGAACGGGTGAATAGGACAGCCACACGGGCACTGGGTTTCTGCAGCAGGGCTCGCACCACGCCCTCGAAGGCTGTGCGGCTCATAGCACGGCCCACCTTCTCCGAGGTGGCCACACAGATGTTGCGGGCACGGGCTTCTAGCTCAAAGGCTTCGATGCCTGTCTCGCCGTAGTCGCCCTCGGATGCCACAGTGGACACGTAGGTCCAGTTGAAGAAGCGGAGAATCTCAGCCATGGCTTTGGCTTGGAAGAAGTCAGGGGGCACCGTGCGGGCAAAGTAGTCATAGCGGGACTTGTCGCTCAGCTTGGCACTAGTGGATGCATAGCTGATCTGAGGGATCTGAAATAGCCGCAGGAGGTTGGCCACCTGGGGGAGGGGTAGAGAGGGCGAAGATAGAGACCAAGTCAAATGCTGAAGACAGATGTGCCCCCACAGCTATTGGACCTTGGAATCAAGTGCCCACGTGGTTGGCCCTGAGGTCTCCCTCTCGAAAATAcctatatctttctttttttgtgcggtacatgggcctctcactgttgtggcctcttccgttgcagagcacaggctcccgatgcacaggctcaggagccatggctcacgggcccagccgctctgcagcatgtgggatcttcccggaccggggcacgaacccgtgtccccggcatcggcaggcggactctcaaccagtgcgccaccagggaagcccaagacctaTAACTTGTCTTGATGTGTCTTCCCCCTGGTGGCAGGGAGTTTTCTATCCCTTCCCAAGGGCTGAGAAAGACCCAGGGCCAAGGCACCAGGGTCCTGAGCCACACCTGAACCCCTCTGCTGTCTCCCTTCAGACTCATGGCAGTAACAAAGAGAGAGCTAAGGGAAAGCCCAAGTCCTGGGTGGAGAGAGGTTGGCCACTGGCTGCACAGGGAAAAGTAGGCCCTAGATGGCAAGTGGGATGCTCAGGGCTCTTAAGCTCTCTACCCCGGAGTCAATTCTGATGGGAtgatggagaaaggaggaaaagactcCCCCAGGAAGACCCAGATTTGAGGGCTCCATAGCTCTGAGAGCCCAAGAGTTGGTCTCCACTGGATGCCTGAACCTGAAATAAACAAGGCTTCCTGCCTACCACTGCCTGCCTGGCAGCCGATCTCCCACCCCCAGATTCCTGGGACCTGCCCCTAAGGGTGGGGTCCAGCCAAGGACCAGGTGGGATGGTGGGTAGGTGAGAGCAGGGCATGGCCCAGGTTCCACAAGCGGGAGTTAGGTCCTGTATTTGCAACTGGGACACAGGTTTTTACTCTGACAGTGTCAATGTCTTCCCTGTACTTTCTAACTCTGTGCCCCTGGGCAAGTTAGcaaacctccctgagcctcagtttctcattccTGCCTTACAAGGTTGATAAGCAGATAAAAATGATGTATGTGAAGCCACAATGCCTGGAAGATGATAGGGGTTTTGGCAAGAGAGGAGGGGCCAGAATATGGAGGAATCATTAACAGGCAGGTGCAGCCTATGGATAAAGGACTGAGCTTTGCTTTGACCCAGACAAGGAAAAAGCAGACTGATGTTGAGGTGTGGGCCTTGTTGCAGGAGGCAGGCAACTTGGGGTTGGAGAGAGGTAACTAGGCTCCTGGAGATGAATACATGGGGCCCTGAAGAGAATTGTGAGGAGTGGGTGCTGGGAAAGCACCCCAGAGGCCCCTGCAGACATCAGCAGGTGGGAGGCTGCCTACCCATCCCTGCCTCTGCACCCCCAGGGCTGCAGATGTAGGTGCTGCTACAGCCACACCTGTCCAAGCTACTGCTGGACACTTCCAGTAGCTGGGACTAGTAGGACTGGTCATTCATTCCCTGCAATAGGGGTATGAGCAGGCTTCCCCAACCCCAGGCCAGAAGCTGCCTTCATGGTTTAGactcctgcttcctttctcctAAACAAGCCTTCCAGGTCAGAGGTCCTGGCCCTGCTTCTGATGGCAATGCCCTCTGCTGGCTTCCTAAaggaagctgaggccccagacaaGGCCCTCCTTGCAACACTCCCAACCCCAATCCCAGCTCTGACCTCACCTTCCAGCAGCCTATGTCAGGCACCAGGAAGGTAAGAGTCCAAGCAAGAGGAGGAACCCAGTCAGGGacagggaggatcccacctggGCTAAAGCAGCCAGATGTGGCAAGGGACATTAGCTGAGCCCTCTGCTGACCCCTTGTGGGAGAACAGGAGGAGGGAGGACCTGGTTCCCTCCCCTTTCCACCCCTTCAAATCGTACACCCACTGAAGACCCTTGGGTACCCTCCTCCTCACCTCCACacacatcctgcttctcttccttctggGTCCCCAACCCCCGTTTCTCTTCTCTGGTTTGCTCTTGGCTTCTATTTTCCACCCCTTTCCAATCCAAAGACAGATGACCTGACAGTCCTGGAGGTCCTTGGCTGAGAGCCCTAGGTTCACGTCTCTACTTTGTGAGCACCTGGACTTGTGCCTTGcctctctccaagcctcagtttctccatctatgaaATGGCTTAATAACAATAGCAGCTAATGTTGATTACGCCGTTATGATCTGCCAGGCCCCCTCATTAAATTTCCACCACACCCCTAAGAGTGGTAAGTATTATGAGTCCCATTTTATAaggatgaaactgaggcacagaagagagaaataatgtccagagtcacacagtaagtgggagagccaggattcaaaacgCCTATTAAGTTTCTTAGGGCTGTATAACATCagatgtgtgtgtgcgtatgtgttgGAAGTGGGATGCTTTCCTTGCACAGTCTCTAAAATTGTACTCCCATTTTGCCACAGGGGCACTTTCTTAGTCTTCTGTAAAAAGCTACTCGAAGGAAGCTTCTAGTCCCTCTTCTAATGCATGGTAGCCCAGAGCCCCTGCTCAGCAGGAATTCCAGGTCCCCACCTctggcctccctccccagcccccacttAAACAGCCCCCATGTACCTGGATAGAGACATCGCTGTAGGAGCCGCCAATGACACCAGTGATGGCAGTGGGAGCATCACCATGGGTGGCATAAGAACCATCGGGGCAAACATGGCGTGAGCCATCGGCACCATGGCTGAGTGATGCACGCACGAAGTCAAGTGCCTGCTCCAGGGCATGTGTGTCCTTGGAGCAACTGTCGAGTATGTGTGCACCCAGGCGCACGCCCGGCAGCAGGCTTGGGTCATGGTTGATACGATCCAGCGCAAAAAGCATGGCCTCCAGGCGCTGGATGCCGCGATGTTCATTGACAGGACCACACTCCTCTGCTGGGCCGCCCTTCTGGTGTACCGGAAACAGCCCACCCAGAATCAGGTCCCCCTCCAGGGTCAGCACCTTCTTGGCTGGGCCTTCAGCCACAGCGCCCCACagcagcagcagagccaggaacCCAAGCAGTGATCCCATGGCCCCAAAGGGGATGGATGGGTCCAGCAGACCTGGGCCTCCAGGGGGTGAGGGCAGAAGCAGCAAAGGCAAAGAGAGGTATAAATAGACCAGGAAAGGACAGACAGGAAAAGGATGAGGAGGGACCCAGCtcctgcagagagagagagagagagagacagacagacagacagacaaacaggTAGGGAACAGTGGAACCTGAGAGTGGCTACCCCTTCTGACTCTGCCTCCCCCAAACTCCTTTCCCAGGGACTGAGGAGCCAGGGAGAGGTGGTGCCCCTAACTAGGATGAGAAACTCCTGGGACACCCCTTTGGCCTGTCTCTCAGCCCTGCCCAGATCTGCGGCTGGAGATGGGCTCTGTGCCCATCCCAAATTTAGCAGAGATGGAGGATTACAGAGAGTAAAGGcccaaacagaaaacagaagaccCAGAAGAATGTCCAACACCCTGTCAAAACCTCCCGGGACCCCAAAGTCAACAGCTTTGCAGCAGAAGGTCACAGTTACAAACTTGGGAGTCCAGTCCCTATCCTGAGCCTTGGATTTCCAGAGAGGAGCCATCGCTGGCTGAGAACAAAGGGTAGTTAGTCTCCAACCtctaaggaaactgaagcccaggtgaGCACCCAAGGTTCCCAGCCTCTCGTTCTTAAAAAGCCATCCCCAACACTCCCTGACTGGGGAAGTAATAGAGACTCTAGGCTTTGGAAGTTAGATAGCAAGGTAGAGAGGCTGGCCCTAGAAAGGGACACCGAAGTGACCACAGGTCCTAAAGTCAACAGGGAAAGTAgatgtgagtgtatgtgtgtgtcaggggtgggggggcagtcCATCTGGTCAAAATATCAAAACAGGGCTCAAGGTGAGATTTTGGACACGCTAGCACTATATAGACTGCCGTTTGAGACTTTTTGCTTTCGTTTTCTCTTCAGCTCAGAACCAAGCAGAGAAAGTCACCATCTCCAGACTCCCCATCCTTGGTCTCAGGGCCCTGTCCATCCTGGCCCCGGCCCTCAGAgaccctgcctccctcttccactctgCACCCTGTATTTGTGCCCCAGCTGCCCTCCCAGACACCCATCCCAAACAGGTTGTCACAATCACACAGGCTTGGGAAGGCTAGCAGAGGGAAACTGAGCCTGAAGAAGGGCAGAACTAGTTGAAGGACCCCATATCCTGGCCACAGAGACTGGGGCTCTTCATTTTGCCCCCTCAGCTCCCCAGGGTTAGTCTGCCACTGGGGCTAGGCCAGGAGAACTGTGATCCTGTGCATAGCCAGAAAGCAGCAGCTCAAGCAGGCAAACAGGAGAGAGAGGTAAGCATGAAGCCCAACACAGATGGGGACATGGACCCAGATGGGGGCTGAGGTCCAAACTGGTTAAGACCACGATCCTCCCACAGGGGTGGCTGGGACCAAAGCTCCAACAAGGGACAGAATCCTGAAGGGAGAGAGAACCCTAGAATGGGGCAGCCTGGGGGCCTGGGCCACAAGATTCAGGGAGGGAGCGATGGAGCCTGGGAGGCTGAGACAAAGACAGAGGCACAGACAGAAAGACTGACCAAAGGACGGAGGGGCAGGAAGAACGAGGGATCGAGAGGCAGAGCGTGCGTTCTTTGGGGAAGAAAGGCGGGACGTCTAGGGCTGTCTTCCCGCTTCCCGGAGCTCCTGGCAAGCGTTGTCTGGACGCCCTGGCCAGTCTCAGCCCCAGGAGCCCCAGAACTCGAGGGCCCGTGGGACCCCAGGACGTGGGGTCAGGATCGATAAGGTCGGTGGCGGCCGCGGCACCACCAGGCTTACCCTACCTTGCGCGCCCGGCTCTGGCGCGGAGAAAAACGGAGAGGAGCCGGGGCGCGGGGTTCCAGCTCCCGCTAGagcgctcgctcgctcgctcgctcgctcgctggCTCGGCAGCTCTGCGCTCTCCGCCCGCCCGCTCAACCTGCAGCTTTCAATCgcggcccgccccgcccccggccccggcccgccctcagcccctcctccatTCCTCCCCATTCCAGATCTCCCGCGGCCAACCGGGCCTCCGCCTCCCCCCGGACTCCTCCAACGCTCCCCTCTTCAGGCGCACCGGCCCGGCGCTGTCCGCCGCGTGGTGCTGAATCCTCGGGCTCTCCCACCCTGTGCTGGAGCAGTTGCCTCTTGGCCCCTCCACCCCAAGTCAGACTGCGTTCCAGAGAGCAGCGGGCATGAGGCACTGGGCTGGGAAGGTCACTGAGCCCCGGGAGGTGCGCACAGTGCTATGGGTTCCCATCTGCGAGAGCGGGAGGGCTGGCCCTAGGGTAGTGGGGTCCACTGGGAGATAGGTAAAGAGGCACGTAGGAGATAGGTGGAGCGCTTAGCCTGCTGCATCCCTGTCCTCACACTGATTCTCCGTATCCATGAACTGCAGTTCCGTCCACAtgccaggcctggggtgggggaatgtGTCTTCAGCCCCAAGTGCGAGCTGGGGCCTGAGTCACTAGAAGGAAAAGATGGAGTGTGGGGGGGTAGGATCAGAGGAGGATGGGacattctcttccttcctgcagaTGACCTTTAAAACCACTACACCCCACACACATCCAGCCCtgacctcccccccacccctccactaATCTCCACTCTCTTGTGCAAAGGGCATTAATGGCAAAGAGATACcaatctggggtgggggggtggggttgcAGGACCAGGGACTCAGGGTCAACCCTGAGGGACAGGCTGGGGCTGGCAGGGGgatctgggagggagggggctggggaagaggcTCCTGAAACTGGCTGCTGCATAGGagggagcaggagctggagcccGAGCAGAGGGAGGACAGCTCTGAGAAGATGTTCTTGAGTCTTCTTCCCTCCTGCAGCAGAGTGCGGAAGGATACCCCTGGGTAGGGGTGGTGGATAATCTGCATCGCCACACTGTACTGAGGGATTTGGAGAGGGGGGCTGCACCCAGATTTAGCCCCAGAGCCATAATGCACACACTAACATGTACTTAGGGGCACAGCATCTCTACACGTTCCCCTGGTGCTGCCCTTTCTTCCACAGGTGTCAGTAGAGGTAAGGCTAGCTCAGATGCATGCCAATGAGCACATGCTAATCCCAGGTCCCTTTGGTACACACACCTACATATGGGCTTGgcgttgggggttggggggcagggggttgtCACCAAGGAAGGACAGGCATTTTCCCCCGACACAGAAACTGGAGGCTCCACTGCTCTGGAAAGAGCACAGCTGTACAACAGACCAAGACATCAAACCCAAACAAACTCCATTGCTAATATGAGGCAAGGTGGCAGCAGGATGAGGGTTCAGAGCTGTCAGACAAGGCTGGAGAGACAGACATGCTGTCTGCCAGCTCCTGCTGTTCCCCCCTCTCCACTGTCTCAGAGCAACTGCTCCCTGGGGTAGGTGAGTGATGGGCTGGGCCCCTGAAGCAGAGGGGCTGACAGTAGCAGGGTTCTGAAGTGAGAGGAGCTGCACAGCAGTCCCAGCCCACTCACCAAGGCAGCCTCACAAAAGACATGGGGCTTTATAAACACAGCACAAGCCCAAGTGGCCATTATATGGCCTGCAGCAAGTAAGCTGCACAGTCCCGCGACAGCACATGGACATGCAGTTACACACCCAgctatgcacacacacacacccagcctTACATGCAGAGCTGTACATGTGGACACAGCCACACACATAGCagtacacataaacacacaactGCACACACAGCTGTATACAGACACAGCTGTAATTCATAGCTCTACATGTGGACACACAGCTGTACACATGAACACATATATGTAGCTGTACATGTGAACATGTCCACACATATATAGCTATACTCATGGACACACAGCTGCAAAGACCTATAGTTTTACATATggacacagaaaaacacacagctttACACATGAACACACCCCGCCAAACATAGTTGTACACAGACACATAACTACACACAGACAACTGTATATGGACAAAGACCCCCGAGTGACGCTCCCAGATAGCCAGGCTCACACCCCTATAATTCAACCAAAGTTAGACACTAAGCACAGCAACATGTGCACAGAGTCACATAGCCATCCACACAAGGTACAGCCACCACATAAAAGACCAAAGGCATGCGTGTGTTCACATGCACACACGCAGATACACAGCCACTGGCAGGCACAGCGGGGATGTCCTCACCGGCTGGACAGATAACAGTGTCAGCACAGGCACACTCTAGCCACAGACACAAAGGCATCCCTTGGAAGCAGACTGAGGCAGGCTGTGAGCTCGCCACTCCTGAGCCCCAGAGGGCACCCCATGCTCAGCTTTCACACCCCTTGTCCTGATCTGCCTGCTCTCCAGCAGCCTGGGGGAGCCTCTGGGGCTGCTGCAATGGAGGGGCAGCTGTCAAGTGGGGCCAAAGAACAGGGAGTGAAAGGCCTCCAATTCCCTCTACCCCCCCCCCAGGGTACCTGGCCAAGTTCTTTCCTCTCCTCAGGTTGGGGGTGCTCCTGCCCGCTCTGGGGTCCCCAATAACCAGAACAATTGTGGAACAAACAAATGCACAGTACAAATCCaggtaaaacaaagaaaagcatttgCTTTATTCTGGGTCCTGGAAGCTCCAAtgtgaatctgaaaaaaagatgtAACAGGGGTGGCAGCCGCGGGGGCTCGGTGCCAACAGTCCCGGCTCCTTTGGCTCTGGGAGCTGACAGGGCAGTGAGGAGAAGGCTTAGCCAGAGGCCCAGGGCAGTAGAAGTCAGGTCCCCTTGAGACCCCTGGCCCCAGCCTGAGCCCGGGaggtggaggaagaagaggactGAAGAGGCTGCTCAGTTCCTTAGCAACTGCACCACAGGAAGGTGCAGGCTGCGGGTTACTCCTCACCCTTCTCAGGGGTACTGGGCTCCCAGGGCCACTTGGCAACCCCAAGGGGTTCAGCCTCAGGGCCGACCCTTGCCTCCCCAAGGGGTCCCTCGCCCTCCAGGTCCAGCTCCTCAAAGGAGGAGCCGCTGGCACCCGACTCGCTGTAGCTGTGCTCACTGCGGGTGTCACCATCATCCCAGCCACGGCTGCTCACCCCAGGGGACAGTGTGGCAGCTGAAGTCTCCCGGCTGCCAGGACCCACCTCCAGGCTTACAGAACTTGTGTCACTCATCGT
Coding sequences within it:
- the GRM2 gene encoding metabotropic glutamate receptor 2, yielding MGSLLGFLALLLLWGAVAEGPAKKVLTLEGDLILGGLFPVHQKGGPAEECGPVNEHRGIQRLEAMLFALDRINHDPSLLPGVRLGAHILDSCSKDTHALEQALDFVRASLSHGADGSRHVCPDGSYATHGDAPTAITGVIGGSYSDVSIQVANLLRLFQIPQISYASTSAKLSDKSRYDYFARTVPPDFFQAKAMAEILRFFNWTYVSTVASEGDYGETGIEAFELEARARNICVATSEKVGRAMSRTAFEGVVRALLQKPSARVAVLFTRSEDARELLAATQRLNASFTWVASDGWGALESVVAGSEGAAEGAITIELASYPISDFASYFQSLDPWNNSRNPWFREFWEQRFRCSFRQRDCAAHSLQAVPFEQESKIMFVVNAVYAMAHALHNMHRALCPNTTRLCDAMRPVNGRRLYKDFVLNVKFDAPFRPADTHSEVRFDRFGDGIGRYNIFTYLRAGSGRYRYQKVGYWAEGLTLDTSLIPWASLSAGPLPASRCSEPCLQNEVKSMQPGEVCCWLCIPCQPYEYRLDEFTCADCGLGYWPNASLTGCFELPQEYIRWGDAWAVGPVTIACLGALATLFVLGVFVRHNATPVVKASGRELCYILLGGVFLCYCMTFVLIAKPSTVVCTLRRLGLGTAFSVCYSALLTKTNRIARIFGGAREGAQRPRFISPASQVAICLALISGQLLIVAAWLVVEAPGTGKETAPERREVVTLRCNHRDASMLGSLAYNVLLIALCTLYAFKTRKCPENFNEAKFIGFTMYTTCIIWLAFLPIFYVTSSDYRVQTTTMCVSVSLSGSVVLGCLFAPKLHIILFQPQKNVVSHRTPTSRFSSAAARASSSLGQGSGSQFVPTVCNGREVVDSTTSSL
- the TEX264 gene encoding testis-expressed protein 264 isoform X2 encodes the protein MATFPYTTPLSIWLATRRVHPALDAYIKERKLCAHPRLEIYQQDQIYFMCPLARQGDFYVPEVKETERKFRGPAEANDAQVDGTGTDTMSDTSSVSLEVGPGSRETSAATLSPGVSSRGWDDGDTRSEHSYSESGASGSSFEELDLEGEGPLGEARVGPEAEPLGVAKWPWEPSTPEKGEE